The stretch of DNA TAAATCATTAAAATTGATATTCATTTAAGTCCTTTAAGCTTTAATTATAAATTCAATATTTCGTTAGAAATGAAATTATTTCCAATATGAATTATTTTTTCTGATTGTAGAAAAAATATTCCTGACAAGCCGCTTTTCCTTTGTCTAGAAATGTTGAGAGCAGCAATCTCTTTTTTCTATCTGAACCTATCCCACTAATCTGTAGATCCAAAAAACTATGAGGCTTAGAGCCAAAAAACCTTTCCAGTAACAAGTCTTTCTTTCCCATCTTACAGCTAATCGTCTAAATTTCCTTTGCAACCAAGATATAGCCCGTTCAACCTTCCATCGCATACGTTTCAGAACAGTTTCAACCTTCTCTGCCTCTTTCCCTGGTTTTTTACGTCTACAAATCCCAGGAAAGATCCTACGTCTAAGCAACTTATCTCTAAGAGATTCTGCATCGTAGCCCTTATCCGCTTCAAGAATGGGAATTATGCCAGTATTTGACAGATCAACTATATGCTTGTGAACTCGATCTAGAAGGGGCTCAACACTCGTTAAGCGATTCATGAAGTCATAAGAAAAGTTCTTCCGGTAAGGTAGATGGGATCCTCTTTCACTTAGCACATTGCCATTGGCATCGAATGTGCGATAAAGGGTTTCACCTGCGGCATTGACTTGTTCCGTGACATTATTATGG from Parachlamydia acanthamoebae encodes:
- a CDS encoding transposase translates to DRTLVSQSLLHEIAPLKEGFIYLPEEEKFSSIDANGEKTCFKRLLNHYDKHGRLTAQDHFETDHSPSPRYRLHWTYDAHNNVTEQVNAAGETLYRTFDANGNVLSERGSHLPYRKNFSYDFMNRLTSVEPLLDRVHKHIVDLSNTGIIPILEADKGYDAESLRDKLLRRRIFPGICRRKKPGKEAEKVETVLKRMRWKVERAISWLQRKFRRLAVRWERKTCYWKGFLALSLIVFWIYRLVG